A region of Allocoleopsis franciscana PCC 7113 DNA encodes the following proteins:
- a CDS encoding S66 peptidase family protein → MTHHNRLSQRPPALKPGDLLRVITPSGALREFEAFHKGVEIWRSQGYRVELQPHWDAREGYLAGKDSQRRQQLQQAWQDPECRGILCTRGGYGSARLLEDWTWSLETHPSPIHKWLIGFSDITGLLWSLYGSGICGVHGPVLTTLAAEPEWSLQRLFDCVEGRPLEPLSGVGWGGGTVRGILLPANLTVATHLLGTPVQPPLAGVILALEDVTEAPYRIDRMLTQWRMSGALKGVRGIALGRFSRCEPPKDIPSWTVKEVLRDRLSDLGIPIVSDLPFGHEGANAALPVGQPVELDADGGTLTWGEEMFQAVTKS, encoded by the coding sequence GTTCGAGGCGTTCCACAAGGGTGTGGAAATTTGGCGCAGCCAGGGGTACAGAGTTGAACTCCAACCCCATTGGGATGCCAGGGAAGGTTATCTCGCAGGGAAAGATAGCCAACGACGCCAGCAATTACAACAAGCTTGGCAAGACCCCGAATGTCGTGGCATTCTCTGTACCAGGGGTGGCTATGGCAGCGCCCGACTTCTAGAAGACTGGACGTGGTCTTTAGAAACTCATCCCTCCCCCATCCATAAGTGGTTGATTGGCTTTTCGGATATCACAGGCTTGTTGTGGAGTCTCTATGGATCTGGCATCTGCGGGGTGCATGGGCCAGTTTTGACCACCCTCGCCGCAGAGCCTGAGTGGTCGCTCCAACGGTTGTTTGACTGTGTGGAAGGACGCCCCCTCGAACCCTTGTCAGGCGTTGGCTGGGGGGGTGGAACAGTGAGGGGGATTCTGTTACCCGCCAATCTCACCGTTGCCACTCACCTCTTGGGAACCCCTGTACAACCCCCGCTCGCAGGGGTGATTCTAGCCTTAGAAGATGTGACAGAAGCGCCTTACCGCATCGATCGCATGTTGACTCAGTGGCGGATGAGTGGTGCATTGAAAGGGGTTCGAGGCATTGCTTTGGGGCGTTTCAGTCGCTGTGAGCCACCCAAAGATATACCGAGCTGGACTGTAAAAGAAGTATTGCGCGATCGCTTAAGTGACCTGGGTATCCCCATTGTCAGTGACCTCCCCTTTGGTCACGAAGGTGCTAATGCGGCTCTTCCTGTAGGGCAACCGGTTGAACTCGATGCTGACGGGGGTACCCTGACTTGGGGTGAGGAGATGTTCCAAGCTGTTACAAAGAGCTAA